A genomic segment from Malus domestica chromosome 05, GDT2T_hap1 encodes:
- the LOC108169510 gene encoding toll/interleukin-1 receptor-like protein, which translates to MNFLEEERMERWDRSRRELLDGSASASAPTARRWKYDVFLSFRGEDTRKGFTDHLYDKLQWRAIKTFKDDQGLERGTFISPELHSAIRESQFAIVVLSPNYASSTWCLSELAMIFQCMTKRGTILPIFYNVDPSDVRHQRGTFAEAFTKHEKEHKENMRLVDRWRASLTNVSNLAGWTSNDRYETELIKEVVEAIWKKVHPTYTLSGSTENLVGIDFRLKYIDMLLFVRANDVRFIGIWGMGGMGKTTLARLVYERISHEFCLYHT; encoded by the exons ATgaatttcttggaggaggaaaGAATGGAGAGGTGGGACCGGTCCCGAAGGGAGCTGCTCGATGGAAGCGCCTCCGCATCTGCTCCTACAGCTCGCAGATGGAAATATgatgtgtttttaagtttcaggGGTGAAGACACCCGAAAGGGTTTCACAGACCATCTCTATGATAAATTACAGTGGCGTGCAATCAAAACTTTCAAGGACGACCAAGGACTTGAAAGAGGGACATTTATCTCTCCTGAGCTTCATAGTGCAATCAGAGAATCTCAGTTTGCTATTGTTGTTCTTTCGCCAAACTATGCCTCTTCAACTTGGTGCTTAAGTGAACTCGCAATGATTTTCCAATGCATGACAAAGAGGGGGACAATTCTGCCAATCTTTTACAATGTTGATCCCTCTGACGTACGACATCAAAGGGGGActtttgctgaagctttcacaAAGCATGAAAAAGAGCATAAGGAAAACATGCGGCTGGTGGATCGGTGGAGAGCTTCTTTAACGAACGTGAGTAATCTCGCAGGGTGGACTTCAAACGATCG GTATGAAACAGAGCTTATTAAAGAGGTAGTCGAAGCCATATGGAAAAAGGTGCATCCTACATACACACTCTCAGGTTCAACAGAGAACTTAGTCGGAATTGATTTTAGATTGAAATATATAGATATGCTTTTATTTGTTCGTGCAAATGATGTTCGCTTTATAGGGATATGGGGGATGGGCGGGATGGGTAAGACAACCCTTGCTAGACTAGTTTATGAGAGAATTTCGCATgagttttgtttgtaccatacttga
- the HD8 gene encoding disease resistance protein RUN1, which translates to MTCLEELTVGSASASAPSACRWKYDVFLSFRGEDTRKGFTDHLYDKLKWRAIKTFRDDPELQRGTSIHPELLMAIQQSRFAIVVISPNYAASTWCLVELTKILQSMDESETILPVFYDVDPSDVRHQKGSFAEAFFKHEEKFREDIEKVQGWRDALTKVANLAGWTSKDYRYETELIKEIVEVVWNKVHPTLTLIDSSEMLVGIEFRLKEICFLLDIAENHVCFIGIWGMGGIGKTTLARLVYEKFSHNFEVSIFLANVREIYAKHGLVHLQKQLLSQILKEKDVQVWDVYSGITMAKSFLCNKKALLILDDVDQLNQLEKLVGEKYWFGLGSRIIVTTRDRHLLVAHGIEKQYEVVELDEDEAYQLFNWKAFKEDEPQEKYLELSKQFVKYARGLPLALRTLGSFLYKRDPYAWSSALNKLKQTPNRTVFEMLKISYDGLDEMEKRIFLDIACFHKWSDKERVIEVLDSCGFCARIVIDVLVEKSLLTISGKSVCMHDLIQEMAWEIVRGESFEEPGARSRLWLRDDIFHVLTKNTGKKAIEGIVLRLREFEEAHWNPEAFSKMCNLKLLDIDNLRLSVGPKYLPNALRFLKWSWYPSKFLPPGFQPNELTELSLPHSKIDYLWNGIKYFRKLKSIDLSYSQNLTRTPDFTGLQNLERLVLEGCTNLVEIHPSIASLKCLRILNFRNCKSIKILPNEVKMETLEVFDLSGCSKVKKIPEFGGQMKNVSKLYLGGTAVEELPLSFKGLIESLEELDLTGISIREPLSSIGPMKNLDLSSFHGCNGPPPQPRFSFLPSGLFPRNSLSPVNLVLASLKDFRSLKKLDLSDCNLCDGALPEDIGCLSSLKELNLGGNNFVSLPTSIGCLSKLSFFNLNNCKRLQQLPDLPLNNRIYLKTDNCTSLQMLPGPPELCRLRRFVFSSVNCLRLVGYQGSNNIIYSMLKRFLQEIPHFVDRFSIIIPGSEIPEWFTNQSVGHSLTEKLPLHAGNSEWMGFALCAVFVSHENPAVVREVDYLQTYANEICCQWKIPGSQFEGVSFYNRLDHVVSDHLLLVLLSRQHYNFLEEKHSQIKFGFKTRRAVGNKKCLKVKKCGVRSVYEQDVEDLNRTMNLSNNNNSLHEAVHIPHCDF; encoded by the exons ATGACCTGCTTGGAGGAGTTGACCGTTGGAAGCGCCTCCGCATCTGCTCCGTCAGCTTGTCGATGGAAATACGATGTGTTTTTGAGTTTCAGGGGCGAAGATACCCGCAAGGGTTTCACAGACCATCTCTACGATAAATTGAAGTGGCGTGCAATCAAAACTTTCAGGGACGACCCAGAACTTCAAAGAGGAACTAGTATTCATCCTGAGCTTCTTATGGCAATTCAACAATCACGATTTGCAATTGTTGTTATTTCGCCAAACTATGCTGCTTCCACATGGTGCTTGGTTGAACTGACAAAGATTCTTCAGTCCATGGACGAGAGTGAGACCATCCTGCCAGTTTTTTACGATGTTGATCCCTCGGATGTCCGGCATCAAAAGGGGAGTTTCGCCGAGGCCTTCTTTAAACATGAGGAGAAGTTCAGGGAAGACATAGAGAAGGTGCAAGGTTGGAGAGATGCTTTAACAAAAGTGGCTAATCTTGCAGGGTGGACGTCAAAGGATTACAGGTACGAAACGGAACTTATCAAAGAAATTGTGGAAGTAGTGTGGAACAAAGTTCATCCTACATTGACGCTGATAGATTCTTCGGAGATGTTAGTCGGAATTGAATTTAGATTAAAGGAAATATGTTTCCTTTTGGATATAGCGGAAAATCATGTTTGCTTTATAGGGATATGGGGGATGGGAGGGATTGGTAAGACAACCCTTGCTAGACTTGTTTATGAAAAATTCTCTCATAACTTTGAAGTTAGCATCTTTCTTGCTAACGTCAGAGAAATTTATGCAAAACATGGTTTAGTACATCTACAAAAGCAACTGCTTTCACAAATCTTGAAAGAGAAGGACGTACAAGTTTGGGATGTTTATAGCGGGATTACAATGGCAAAGAGTTTTTTGTGTAACAAAAAAGCTCTTCTCATTCTTGATGATGTAGACCAATTAAACCAACTAGAAAAGTTGGTTGGAGAAAAATACTGGTTCGGTTTAGGGAGCAGAATCATCGTGACCACTAGAGATAGACATTTGCTGGTCGCACATGGCATAGAGAAACAATATGAAGTTGTAGAATTAGATGAGGATGAAGCTTATCAGCTCTTTAATTGGAAAGCATTCaaagaagatgagcctcaggAAAAATATTTGGAGCTCTCTAAGCAGTTCGTTAAGTATGCTAGAGGTCTTCCATTAGCTCTTAGAACTTTGGGGTCTTTTTTGTATAAAAGAGATCCATATGCATGGAGTAGTGCATTGAACAAACTGAAGCAAACTCCTAATAGAACAGTTTTTGAAATGCTAAAAATAAGTTATGATGGACTAGATGAGATGGAGAAGAGAATTTTCCTTGATATTGCTTGTTTCCATAAGTGGTCTGACAAAGAGCGAGTAATTGAAGTACTAGACAGTTGTGGATTTTGCGCTCGTATTGTGATAGATGTTCTTGTTGAGAAGTCTCTCTTAACTATTTCTGGCAAGAGTGTCTGTATGCACGATTTGATACAAGAAATGGCATGGGAGATTGTTCGAGGTGAGTCTTTTGAAGAGCCCGGTGCGCGAAGTCGTTTGTGGCTTCGTGATGACATATTTCATGTGCTCACAAAGAATACG GGAAAAAAAGCAATTGAAGGCATTGTCTTACGCTTGCGTGAATTTGAAGAGGCACACTGGAATCCTGAAGCCTTCTCTAAGATGTGTAATTTAAAGTTGCTTGACATTGATAATTTGAGACTTTCTGTTGGCCCCAAATATCTTCCTAATGCCTTGAGATTTCTCAAATGGAGTTGGTATCCCTCCAAATTTCTGCCGCCAGGTTTTCAACCAAATGAACTGACTGAACTTAGTTTGCCCCATAGCAAAATTGATTACCTTTGGAATGGAATAAAG TACTTCAGAAAGTTGAAATCTATCGATCTTAGCTACTCGCAGAACTTGACAAGGACTCCAGATTTCACAGGTCTTCAAAATCTTGAGAGGCTAGTTCTTGAAGGCTGCACAAATTTAGTTGAGATTCATCCATCCATTGCATCTCTCAAATGTCtcagaattttgaattttagaaaCTGCAAAAGTATTAAGATTCTCCCAAATGAAGTAAAGATGGAAACTCTTGAAGTATTTGATCTTTCTGGCTGCTCAAAAGTTAAGAAGATTCCAGAATTCGGTGGACAGATGAAAAATGTATCAAAGCTTTATTTAGGTGGGACTGCTGTTGAGGAGCTGCCTTTATCATTTAAAGGTTTGATTGAGAGTTTAGAAGAACTTGATTTAACGGGAATTTCTATAAGAGAGCCACTTTCCTCGATCGGTCCTATGAAAAATCTCGACCTATCATCCTTTCATGGATGTAATGGTCCACCACCTCAGCCACGGTTCTCATTCCTCCCTTCTGGCTTATTCCCACGGAACAGTCTTAGCCCTGTGAATCTGGTGTTAGCTTCTTTAAAAGATTTCCGTTCTTTAAAGAAACTAGATCTAAGTGACTGCAACCTTTGTGACGGAGCCCTTCCCGAAGATATTGGCTGTTTGTCCTCTTTAAAAGAATTAAATCTTGGAGGAAACAATTTTGTTAGCCTTCCCACAAGCATTGGTTGTCTTTCTAAGCTTAGTTTTTTCAACTTGAACAACTGCAAAAGGCTTCAACAATTACCAGACCTTCCGTTAAACAACagaatatatttaaaaacgGACAATTGTACTTCCTTACAAATGTTGCCAGGTCCACCAGAGCTGTGCAGATTACGCCGGTTTGTCTTCTCTTCTGTCAATTGCTTGAGACTAGTTGGTTATCAAGGTTCGAACAATATTATATATTCAATGCTAAAGCGATTCCTACag GAAATCCCTCATTTTGTTGACCGGTTTAGTATTATAATTCCTGGAAGTGAAATCCCTGAGTGGTTCACTAATCAAAGTGTTGGACACTCACTAACTGAAAAGCTACCTTTGCATGCTGGAAATAGCGAGTGGATGGGGTTTGCTTTATGTGCTGTTTTTGTATCTCACGAGAATCCAGCTGTTGTTCGTGAAGTAGATTATTTGCAAACTTATGCAAATGAAATTTGTTGTCAATGGAAAATTCCTGGTTCTCAGTTTGAGGGTGTGTCTTTTTATAATCGTTTAGACCACGTTGTATCAGATCACCTTTTGTTAGTCCTTTTGTCTAGGCAGCACTATAATTTTTTGGAGGAGAAACACTCTCAGATTAAGTTTGGTTTCAAAACCAGACGTGCTGTTGGAAACAAGAAATGTTTGAAGGTGAAGAAATGTGGAGTCCGTTCAGTGTACGAGCAAGATGTGGAAGACCTCAACAGAACAATGAACCtgtccaacaacaacaattctctTCATGAGGCTGTGCACATTCCACATTGTGATTTTTGA